Within Halorubrum lacusprofundi ATCC 49239, the genomic segment ACGGGTACGAGACGATCATTTCCCACCGCTCGGGCGAGACGGAGGACACGACCATCGCACACCTCGCCGTGGCGACCGATGCCGGGTTCATCAAGACCGGCACGGTCGGCGGCGAGCGCACCGCCAAGCTGAACGAACTGGTCCGCATCGCGGACGACGCGGTATGACGGGCTCACACCACGCATGACGGAAGACAACGACGCGGTCGAACTCGACGACGACGCGGAGACCGAGGCGGTCGACGCGGCGGTCGAGGAGGAGGCCGACACGACCGAGGAACCGACCGCCGACGCGGCTGCCGAGGAGGCACCCGCCGACGCCGAACCCGACGCGACGGAAGACGCGGGCGACGACGCCGACGAGGAGGAAGACGCCTCCCCGTTCGACGACGACGTCATGCCCGATGACGACGTCGACCTGCTGATCCCGGTCGAGGACTACCTCTCTGCCGGTGTCCACATCGGGACCCAGCAGAAGACGAAGGATATGGAGCGGTTTATCCACCGCGTCCGCGACGATGGCCTGTACGTACTCGACGTGAGTACGACGGACCAGCGGATCCGCACAGCCGCGGACTTCCTCAAGAACTACAACCCTGAGCAAATCCTCGTCACGTCCTCGCGGCAGTACGGTCGGTTCCCGGCCGAGAAGTTCGCGGACGCCATCGGCGCCCGCGCCCGCACGGGACGCTTTATCCCCGGCACGCTGACGAACCCCGACTACGCCGGCTACATCGAGCCGGATGTCGTCGTGGTCACGGACCCGATCGGGGACGCACAGGCCGTCAAGGAGGCCATCACTGTCGGCATCCCGGTCATCGCGATGTGCGACTCCAACAACCAGCTATCGAACGTCGATCTGGTTATCCCGACGAACAACAAGGGTCGACGCGCGCTGTCGGTCGTCTACTGGCTGCTCGCCAACGAGACGCTCGACCGCCGCGGCGCCGACACTGTGTTCGCCCTCGACGACTTCGAGGACGAACTGTAAGTCGGTTTTCGACGTCGAGTTCGACTTTTTGTGAACGCTCCGAGTTGTGCCCGAGCGGCGGCGCTCGTACGACCCCCAGAGCAAAAAGAGCGATCGTGGCCGCCGTTTACAGGAGATCGATCGTGAGCGGGTAGCTCCAGACCTCGCCCTCGGCCGCCTTCACCGCGGCAATGACGATGAACACCATATTGAGGAGTCCGAGCAGGGGGAGCAGCAAGATCCCGATCCCGACGATGATCAGAACACCAGCGACGATCGAGTAGATCGTAAACCAGATCTGCCAGTTTATCGCCGCGCGCGCGTTCGCCTTCACGAACTCGTCGTCGGTGACGAGAAAGACCACGAGCGGGCCGATCAGCCACGTGAACAGCGCGAGGATGTGCGTTATCGCCGCCAGGGTGGTGTTGTCATCGGATCCGCCGGCACCGACGCTTGTTGTTGTGGATGCCATGGGTACGGGATCTCGAGCCGGATATTTAGGTGTTGTCGCGGTCGGTGCTCTCCGCCTCTCTCGTCGCCGATTTCCCGTCTTCCGCCGCGGGAACGTCATGGGTCCACCGCGGCTCGATCTCCCGGTTCGCGAGCACAACCCGATCACCGGTGTCTGTGTCGATCCGGGTCTTTCGGAGTTCGATCGCAGCGACTGTCCCGGTCACGCCCTTCGCTTCGACGCGGTACCCCGGGTTGAAGTCGGGGTCGCGGAGGAGGTACACGCCCGCCACGGTATCTTCGATCATCTCGGAGAGTGCGTACGAGATACCTAACGCGATGAAGCCGACAGCGGTGCCCAGACTCGCCGCGATGTCGCCCATGCCGACGACCTTCAGGAACGTCAGTGCAACGCCGAACCAGAGGAAGATCGCCGCGAGCGTGGCGATGAGATCGCCCACGAGCTCTCGGTCACCGACGTATATCCGATCGATCGAAGACCGGACGAGCGTGAGGACGATTCGCACCGTCGCGTACGCCAACGCGAGGAAGACTAGCCCCGAGAGCAGTCGCGGTATCGCGACCGCCAGGCTCTCGATAAAGTTCGTGAGCGACCGTGTCAAAAGCGACGGGAGCGTCGTCATAGCGCGCACGACAGCGGCCGGCGGTGAAAAGGTGACGGGGTCGGAGGGCCTTGCCGTTCCACAACGACCCTCGTCCACGACGGCCCGGCAAGCGCAACGCCTGTAAGCACGCGGAGAGAGTGGATTCGTATGACCGTCTGTGAAGCGCCGGGGAAGGTGTACCTCTTCGGCGAACACGCCGTCGTCTACGGCGAACCCGCCGTGCCGGCGGCGATCGAGCGACGCGCCACGGTGACCGCCGAGCCCCGCTCAGACGACCACGTCCGCGTCGAGGCCGAGGACCTCTCGCTCAACGGGTTCACCGTCGAGTACGCCGGCGGTACCGGCGACCGGCCCGACGTGGACGTGCCGGCCCCGCTGGTCGAGGCCGCGATGGGTTACGTCGACGCCGCGGTCCGGCAGGCCCGGGACGCGGCTGACGCGCCCGACGCCGGCTTCGACATCACCGTCGAGAGCGACATCCCGCTCGGCGCCGGACTCGGATCGTCGGCCGCCGTCGTGGTCGCGGGGATCGATGCCGCGACGCGCGCGCTCGGCGAACCGCTGGACCGCCGCGAGCTGGCCGACCGCGCGTACCACGCGGAGTACGAGGTGCAGGACGGACAGGCCTCTCGGGCCGACACGTTCTGCTCGACGATGGGCGGGGCGGTCCGCATCGAGGGCGACGACTGCGAGCCGATAGAGGCGCCGAACCTTCCGTTCGTCGTCGGTTTCGACGGCGGCGCCGGCGACACCGGCGAACTCGTCGCCGGCGTCGGCGAACTCCGCGAGGAGTACGGATTCGCCGCCGACACCGTCGAGTCGATCGGCGACGTGGTGCGGACCGGCGAGAAGCTGCTCGCCGACGCCGTTTCGGAGGCCGATCCGTCGCCGGAGCTGCTCGCTGAGCTCGGGGAGCTCATGGACTTCAATCACGGGCTGCTCTCCGCGCTGGGCGTCTCCGCGCGTTCGCTCGACGCGATGGTGTGGGCCGCCCGCGATGCTGGCGCCCACGGCGCGAAGCTCACCGGCGCGGGCGGCGGCGGCTGCATCGTTGCGCTCGACGCGAGCGACGCGAGCGAGACCGCGCTCTCCTTCACGCACGGGTGCGAGGAGGCGTTCCGCGCGGAGCTCGCGACCGAGGGTGTCCGGGTGGTGGAGCCGTGAGCGCGGATCGCGGGGCGTCTGGGACGGAGCGGACAGATGACGCCTCGGCACCCCCGGTCG encodes:
- a CDS encoding mechanosensitive ion channel domain-containing protein, translated to MTTLPSLLTRSLTNFIESLAVAIPRLLSGLVFLALAYATVRIVLTLVRSSIDRIYVGDRELVGDLIATLAAIFLWFGVALTFLKVVGMGDIAASLGTAVGFIALGISYALSEMIEDTVAGVYLLRDPDFNPGYRVEAKGVTGTVAAIELRKTRIDTDTGDRVVLANREIEPRWTHDVPAAEDGKSATREAESTDRDNT
- a CDS encoding DUF4870 domain-containing protein, with protein sequence MASTTTSVGAGGSDDNTTLAAITHILALFTWLIGPLVVFLVTDDEFVKANARAAINWQIWFTIYSIVAGVLIIVGIGILLLPLLGLLNMVFIVIAAVKAAEGEVWSYPLTIDLL
- the mvk gene encoding mevalonate kinase; this encodes MTVCEAPGKVYLFGEHAVVYGEPAVPAAIERRATVTAEPRSDDHVRVEAEDLSLNGFTVEYAGGTGDRPDVDVPAPLVEAAMGYVDAAVRQARDAADAPDAGFDITVESDIPLGAGLGSSAAVVVAGIDAATRALGEPLDRRELADRAYHAEYEVQDGQASRADTFCSTMGGAVRIEGDDCEPIEAPNLPFVVGFDGGAGDTGELVAGVGELREEYGFAADTVESIGDVVRTGEKLLADAVSEADPSPELLAELGELMDFNHGLLSALGVSARSLDAMVWAARDAGAHGAKLTGAGGGGCIVALDASDASETALSFTHGCEEAFRAELATEGVRVVEP
- the rpsB gene encoding 30S ribosomal protein S2; this translates as MTEDNDAVELDDDAETEAVDAAVEEEADTTEEPTADAAAEEAPADAEPDATEDAGDDADEEEDASPFDDDVMPDDDVDLLIPVEDYLSAGVHIGTQQKTKDMERFIHRVRDDGLYVLDVSTTDQRIRTAADFLKNYNPEQILVTSSRQYGRFPAEKFADAIGARARTGRFIPGTLTNPDYAGYIEPDVVVVTDPIGDAQAVKEAITVGIPVIAMCDSNNQLSNVDLVIPTNNKGRRALSVVYWLLANETLDRRGADTVFALDDFEDEL